A region of the Pseudomonadota bacterium genome:
CGGCCTGCATCTTGTGGCCACAGTTCATGCAGAACTTTCCCCCCGCGGGGACCGCCGCCTGGCACGAGGGGCACGCAACCCCCGCAGGCGCGGCTGGTGCGGCCGGTGCGGGCGCTGCCGCGGGCGCGGGGGCGGCGGGTGCCGCCTGCTGCTGCGCGGCGTTGTTCGCATTCTGCATCATCTGGGGGATCATGGCGCCGAAGCCGATGCCCGCCCCCATGCCCATGCCCGCGCCGCCGGCCCCCTGGTTCTGGGCCATGTCGCGCATCGCCTGGGCTGCCTGGTACTGGGTATACTTGTTCATGTCGCCGAGCGCCCCCATGCGGGCGCGCTCCTTGAAGGCCTCCTGAACCTCGGGGGGCACCGAGATGTCTTGGATGAAGAAGTCGCGCAGCTCGATGCCGTACTTGCCGAAGTCGTCTTTCACCTTCAGCTTCATGGCTGCGGCCAGGGCCTCGAAGTTGGCGCGGATCTTGGCGTAGCTCTGGAAGCTCTCGCCGAACAGGTTGTTCAGATGCGTGCGAATGGAGCCCTTGAGGAACGAGTTCAGCTGGTCGGTGTCGTAGAACCCCTGGGTTCCCACGAGGGTGTTGATGAACAGCTGCGGGTCGTTCACCCGGATAGAGAAGCTGCCAAAGGCGCGCAGGCTCACCCAGCCGAGATCGGGGTCGGTGAGATCGATGGGCTGCGGCGTGCCCCACTTCAGGTCTTGGAAGACCTTCTGGTTGACGAAGTACACCTGGGCCTGGAAGGGGGTGGCGCCGCCCGACACGAGCTTGAGCAGCCCCGAGAGGATGGGCAGGTTCTGCGTCGTGAGGGTGTGCCGTCCCGCCCCGAACACGTCGAGGGCCCGGCCGTCTCTGAAGAACACCGCGCTCTGGGTCTCCTGCACCACGAGCTGGGCGCCCCACTTGATGTCGGCCGAGCCGCCCTCAGGCACGCAGTGCACGATCTCCTGACCGCTCGGATCTTGATAGCTTACAACGTCGAGAAGGATACCCATGCTTTTAGTTCACTCCCATCATCACGCGTGTGCGGTTGTCGAGCTTCTGGTCGAGCCCCTTGATGCCGCCCTCGATGCCGCGCAGGCGCTCGGCGAAGTCGGCAGACTGCTGCTCGGCGGCCGCGCCGAGAGCCGTGATGGCCTCGCCCGCGGCGGCGATGTCGGAGAGCATCGAGAGGTCGAACTCGTAGACCCGATCGAGCTCGGCCTCGTTGATGCGGATGGCGTCATAGAACCCGGAATACCCGTGGGTGGCGTGGCGGATGCGGTCGATGACCTTGTCGAAGACGTTGCGCACGCGATCGATGGCGGGCAGCTGCGCGAGGCCCCCGTGGGACATCAAGATGGAGCCCACGTCGCTCAGGCGGTCTCGCTCACGGGTGAGCGCGTCGGCCATGAAGGTGCGCTGGATCTGGTCGGCTTGACGCCGCTGCTCGCGATCCTTGTAGCCCGCGAAGCCCGGGATCTTGCGCATGAGGCGCTCGAGCCCCCCCTCTTCGCTTCGGATGTGCTGCCGCAGATCGTCCATTCGTGTCTCCTCTATGCTGGGGATTTGGACAGGGGACCGTGCGCTGACCGCATCATGTGATCCTTGCGGTCAGACCATGCGTATGACGTCTATTCGTCTGGAACGTTTCCCATCTCTGCGTCGTGGGCAGGCTCGAATCCTTCAGGCGTGATGCGGGTCACGACCGCGGCGAGGGGGAGGCCCAGGGCGATGCCGAGCGCGAGGCCGATGAGCGCGCGCGCGAGCGAGATGAGATACGGTGTGTGCGCGTGGGCAAACGTGTCGACCACGTCGACCTGACTGATGGCCGCGCACAGCACGAGAAGCCAGGTCCAGGCCTGTCCCCCGCGCTTCCAGAGCAGCCCGGCCAGCACGAACCAGGCGGGGTGCCCGAAGGCGAACTCCTTGAAGCGCGGCCGCACCACCAGGGTGGTCTCGAGGAAGTCGCGCACAACTCTCTCGTAGTCGCTGGCGGCGGCCGGTGAGGCGTTGCCGGTGCGCGCCACGTAGAACGCGCCAGCGGCCGCCAGGGCGCCAAACGCCAGCAGATGCCAGAAGGCCATGCGATGGTCGAGGAGGGCGCGCAGGGTCTCTCGTCGCGGCGCGAACCGCGTCATCCAGAGCAGCACGACAAGGGCGGGCGAGACCACCATGATGAGCTTGATTCCCCTGAACATGTGAACGCTCAGCATGAACGAGGTCTCCGACATGAAGCCCGCCATGTACACACCGCCCAGCAGGCTCACGGCCGTCACCAGCACCAGGGGGAGGGTGGCCGCGAGGAGCGCCCTGCCACCGGATGGCGCGCTCTCCGATTCGGCGCGCAGCATGGGCAGGCCGAACGCCAGGCCCAGCACCGAGAAGGCCTGGGCAGCGGCCAGCGCCAGCAGGGTCGACGCGAGAGAGCCGCGGTGCATCGCCGCGCAAGCCGCCGCGAGCAGCGGCAGGCCGCACAGCAGCGACCACACCATCGGCGCGGGCACGGCGACGAACAGCTCGAGGAAGAGGACGCCCGCGGCGGCGGTTCCGAGCGCCATGCCCACCAGCCACAGACCACCAGGGGCCAGGGCCGGAAACGGGCGGGCCCCGGAGAAGACGAAGCCGGAGCGCGCGAGGTCGTCGTGAAGGGCCTTGATGTAGTCGAGGTTGGTCTGGAGCAGGGTGCTGCCCGTCACGGGGGCTGCAAACGGACGCACGTAGAGCACGCGCATGTTGCGCTCGCGCGCCCCCAGGCGGTAGCGGTCGATGGCGTCGTCAGGGGTCATCTTGGCCTGCTGCAGCGGCGCCAGCGAGAAGACCCGCACGGTCTGGCTGCTCAGCTTGCGCCCCAGGGTCTGGCTGCCCTTCTGGGCGGCGTCGACCGTGGGGACCTCGATGTTGCCGAAGAGCAGCCGATGCTCGCGCATGGCGGTCTCGGTTGCCTCGAGGCTGTCAGGATAGCCGAGCACCTCATTGCTCACGCCCTCGAAGATGAGGCCGGCGGGGGAGGCTGTGTCGACCAGGGTCTTCACGAACGCCGCGATGTCGCTGTCGCCGAAGCGGCTGCGGTTCTGGGGGCGCAGGTACACCCGGAGCCCCTGCTTCTGGAGGGCCCGCAGGTCGGAACGACTGAATCCGAGACCGCTCGAGGCCAGGCTGTGCTCGCTCGTCGTGAGCTCGAGAACCACCGGATGACCCTCTGACGGCGAGGTGCGGTCGGCGGCCTCTGGCCATCGATGGGCGCGGTCTGGCCCCAGCACGAAGGGCAGGAACGTCTCGAGGTCGGACAGCACGCTGGCGTCGCTCACCACCACGTAGGTGCGCGCGGGGTCGGGACGTCGCGCGGTCAGGGGCAGGCCCGGCGCGCGGGCCCGCAGCTGGCGCGAGAAATCGGCCCCGCTCTGCACAGACGCCAGTCCAGTGGCGGTGAGCCGCTCGACCGTGGTCTCGGGGAGCGCCACGGCGGTCACGCCCGCGCTCTTCAGACGCGCCAGCGTGTCAGCGGGGTCGAGGCCCTCCGCCTGGCAGAAGTCGAGAAGGCCATAGGCGTCGATGAGGATGTCGAGGCTGCGCGCCTCGCGTTCCAGCCGAACGCGCGAAGCAAGGGCAAGGACGGCGCAGAGCGCACCGATGGCAATGAGGGTCCAGAGCAGACGGGCGCGAGGCAAGGGCGTCTACCGTGTGAAGCCGCGGGTGAGCAGCACCACCTGGGACATGGCGCGCACCCCTCGATGGTCGCTCGCCGGGGAGAGCACGAGATGGCACGGAGGGATGCGCTCACCGTCGCGAAGCTCCTTGCCCGCGGTGAGGTCGAGGAGACCTTCCGCGCCGACCCCCACCACCACGGCGCTGCCGCTGCGGACGACGAACTGCACGCCGAGATCGAGGCTCACGGTCTGGCCTTCCTGCAGGCTCGTCACCTGCCAGGAGTACAGGGTCTCCAGATAGCTGCGCGTGACGATGGGGTCGTCTTTCGAGCCTGGTTCGGCCGCGATGCTCGGCGTCGCCAGCAGGAGGAGCGCGGCCAGGGGCAGCCCCATCAGGAACATTCTCATGATTGCTTTCCTTCGGTATCGGCTTCGGCACCCGTGGGGGCGTCGTCTGAACGGGGAGGGTCACCCTTGCGCGACTTGCGGCGCCCCGCGTTGCGGGCCACGTCGATCTTCGGCCGCGTGGGCGGTTTCTGCGGGGGGGCTTCGACTGTCGCGGTGGTCTCGGCGAGGTCGAGTCGCGCTTGCGCGGCGGAAGGCTCGTGACCTTCGGTGAGGTCGCTTGCCTCGCGCTGGGTGAGGGTCTCGATGACGTCTGACACCGCGCCCGTGAGGGTCTCTCCACGCTCGAGGGCGGCTTCGTAGACGCGTCGCTTCTCCGCCGGATCCATGGGGGTGCCCGTGCGATAGAACCAGCGCGCGGCCTCTCCGGTGGCGCGCGTTCCGGCATAGGCGATGGAGCCCTTCACGCCGGGCCCCACGGCGGGCACGAACCCGATGAGCTGGCGCGAGATGGAGCGCCAGCCGAATGCCCCACCGATGACGGGGAGGAGCTCCTTCATCCGTTCGGTGACGTCCATCTCGCGCTCGTAGACGCTGGCCAGCTGCAGCACCATGC
Encoded here:
- a CDS encoding SPFH domain-containing protein — protein: MGILLDVVSYQDPSGQEIVHCVPEGGSADIKWGAQLVVQETQSAVFFRDGRALDVFGAGRHTLTTQNLPILSGLLKLVSGGATPFQAQVYFVNQKVFQDLKWGTPQPIDLTDPDLGWVSLRAFGSFSIRVNDPQLFINTLVGTQGFYDTDQLNSFLKGSIRTHLNNLFGESFQSYAKIRANFEALAAAMKLKVKDDFGKYGIELRDFFIQDISVPPEVQEAFKERARMGALGDMNKYTQYQAAQAMRDMAQNQGAGGAGMGMGAGIGFGAMIPQMMQNANNAAQQQAAPAAPAPAAAPAPAAPAAPAGVACPSCQAAVPAGGKFCMNCGHKMQAECPSCHTAATPGAKFCVSCGTKIE